A DNA window from Drosophila biarmipes strain raj3 chromosome 2R, RU_DBia_V1.1, whole genome shotgun sequence contains the following coding sequences:
- the LOC108022568 gene encoding potassium voltage-gated channel subfamily KQT member 1 isoform X10 codes for MDPDNDIYAFYDIRAYKGKCRPGRPTSERILQPRMSLLGKPLNYNRGTRRDVRYRRLQSRLYNFLERPRGLHAIFYHVMVFLMVFTCLALSVFSTIKEYEEDAVYILFRMEILVVIWFTMEFAARLWSSGCRSRYQGCLGRMKFVKRPFCIIDIVTILASIVVLGMGTSGQVFATSALRGLRFFQILRMVRMDRRGGTWKLLGSVVYAHRQELITTMYIGFLGLIFASFLVYMWEKDVNDKFSNFAQALWWGVITLCTVGYGDMVPITWQGKLIASCCALLGISFFALPAGILGSGFALKVQQQQRQKHMIRRRQPAATLIQAVWRCYAADEHSVSVATWNIHRVALPSPPASRASSSFKHNTSFVARLPTIRRHKSQTIQTPGGGDGGGVAKPPGSSRASTRYTRTIRDINASVENLDEEDEPRCTQLTNRHKTAIRFIRKLKYFVARRKFKEALKPYDVKDVMEQYAAGHVDLLGRVKMLHLRLDQILGKQGSKAKDVYASKISLASRVVKVERQVADIEEKLDVLIKAYMEDRDRFLALPLPAKPKIHSISPSHKPLHHAHNLAMIDVWKRTAALSVHPEQVTTTPLLNSSATDGSELRSLTATQTLTTTTDAIATQTPMPPHMQHTATNTKSSVLNSYQLGSEKQQHNDDFMTELENRTKKRVTLSLHRSTSEPYSKQEQRINIPDEGAESLDSSAKPTPPDSSIILIDEYEDFEEEDLNCEGEMDHFPSWEIDSDIGVEVDVDADADGDCDESTEDTALLQCATRTAIVITPISPVSSAHNLQQLNDQTTTLNKSNLLPPDSG; via the exons ATGGATCCGGACAACGATATTTATGCCTTCTACGACATAAGGGCGTACAAGGG GAAATGTAGACCGGGCAGGCCGACTTCGGAACGAATCCTGCAACCGCGAATGTCGCTCCTAGGAAAGCCGCTGAACTACAACCGCGGCACCCGCCGCGATGTTCGCTACCGGCGCCTCCAGAGTCGCCTCTACAACTTCCTGGAGCGGCCCCGCGGCCTGCACGCCATCTTCTACCATGTGATGGT ATTTCTGATGGTGTTCACCTGCCTGGCGCTCAGTGTGTTTTCCACCATCAAGGAGTACGAGGAGGACGCCGTCTACATCCTGTTCCGCATGGAGATCCTGGTGGTCATCTGGTTCACGATGGAGTTCGCAGCTCGACTTTGGTCTTCGGGCTGCCGATCGCGATACCAGGGTTGCCTGGGTCGGATGAAGTTTGTGAAGCGACCATTCTGTATTATAG ATATTGTCACCATTTTAGCCTCAATTGTAGTATTAGGGATGGGCACCTCGGGCCAGGTGTTCGCCACGAGTGCTTTACGTGGCCTTCGGTTCTTTCAGATTCTTCGGATGGTGCGCATGGATCGACGGGGCGGCACCTGGAAGTTGCTCGGATCGGTTGTATACGCACATAGACAG GAGCTGATAACAACCATGTACATAGGGTTCTTAGGTCTAATCTTTGCATCATTCCTGGTCTACATGTGGGAGAAGGATGTTAATGACAAGTTTAGCAATTTCGCCCAGGCCCTCTGGTGGGGAGTG ATAACACTCTGCACAGTGGGCTATGGAGATATGGTTCCGATCACCTGGCAAGGCAAGCTTATTGCCTCCTGCTGTGCTCTGCTGGGGATCTCCTTCTTCGCTCTTCCCGCG GGCATCCTTGGAAGTGGATTTGCTCTGaaagtgcagcagcagcagcgacagaAGCACATGATCCGGCGTCGCCAACCGGCGGCTACTCTAATCCAGGCTGTGTGGCGATGCTATGCGGCCGACGAGCATTCCGTATCGGTGGCCACGTGGAATATCCACCGGGTGGCCCTGCCAAGTCCGCCGGCTTC ACGGGCGTCGTCCAGCTTTAAGCACAACACGTCCTTCGTGGCTCGGCTGCCCACCATCCGGCGGCACAAGAGCCAGACGATCCAGACTCCGGGCGGAGGCGACGGCGGCGGAGTGGCCAAGCCGCCGGGCTCGTCGAGGGCCTCCACGAGGTACACCCGCACCATCCGGGACATCAATGCGTCCGTGGAGAATCTGG ATGAGGAGGACGAGCCGCGCTGCACGCAGCTAACCAACCGGCACAAGACCGCCATCAGGTTTATACGCAAG CTCAAGTACTTTGTGGCGCGAAGGAAATTCAAGGAGGCCTTGAAACCCTACGACGTTAAGGATGTCATGGAGCAGTATGCGGCCG GACATGTGGACTTGTTGGGTCGCGTTAAAATGCTACATTTGCG CTTGGATCAAATCCTGGGCAAACAAGGCTCCAAGGCCAAGGATGTGTATGCATCCAAAATAAGCTTAGCCTCCCGCGTGGTCAAAGTCGAGCGGCAG GTGGCTGATATCGAAGAGAAGCTGGACGTGCTGATCAAGGCGTACATGGAGGATCGTGATAGATTCCTGGCTCTTCCGCTGCcagccaagcccaaaatacatTCCATTAGTCCTAGCCACAAACCCCTGCACCATGCCCACAACCTGGCGATGATCGATGTGTGGAAACGGACCGCGGCACTCAGTGTGCATCCGGAGCAGGTGACCACCACACCCTTGCTTAACTCCTCGGCCACAGATGGCTCCGAGCTGCGATCCCTGACAGCCACGCAAACGCTGACGACCACAACCGATGCGATCGCCACACAAACACCCATGCCGCCGCACATGCAGCATACAGCGACCAATACAAAg TCTTCCGTGCTCAACTCATATCAGCTGGGTTCTGAGAAGCAGCAGCACAATGATGATTTTATGACTGAATTAGAGAATAGAACCAAAAAACGTGTTACGTTAAG CCTACATAGATCCACATCGGAGCCGTATAGCAAGCAGGAGCAGCGGATCAACATACCCGACGAGGGCGCCGAATCCCTGGACAGCAGTGCTAAGCCAACGCCGCCAGATAGTtcaa TTATACTAATCGATGAGTACGAGGACTTCGAGGAGGAGGATCTCAACTGTGAGGGCGAAATGGATCATTTCCCCTCCTGGGAGATCGACAGTGATATTGGGGTGGAAGTGGACGTGGACGCGGATGCCGATGGCGACTGTGATGAGTCCACCGAGGACACAGCCCTGCTGCAGTGTGCCACGCGCACCGCCATTGTTATAACACCAATTAGCCCA GTAAGCTCCGCACACAATCTTCAGCAATTAAATGACCAAACTACAACGcttaataaatcaaatttgcTTCCGCCAGACTCTGGCTAG
- the LOC108022568 gene encoding potassium voltage-gated channel subfamily KQT member 4 isoform X5 has translation MDPDNDIYAFYDIRAYKGKCRPGRPTSERILQPRMSLLGKPLNYNRGTRRDVRYRRLQSRLYNFLERPRGLHAIFYHVMVFLMVFTCLALSVFSTIKEYEEDAVYILFRMEILVVIWFTMEFAARLWSSGCRSRYQGCLGRMKFVKRPFCIIDIVTILASIVVLGMGTSGQVFATSALRGLRFFQILRMVRMDRRGGTWKLLGSVVYAHRQELITTMYIGFLGLIFASFLVYMWEKDVNDKFSNFAQALWWGVITLCTVGYGDMVPITWQGKLIASCCALLGISFFALPAGILGSGFALKVQQQQRQKHMIRRRQPAATLIQAVWRCYAADEHSVSVATWNIHRVALPSPPASSENWERLLKNITEYRRASSSFKHNTSFVARLPTIRRHKSQTIQTPGGGDGGGVAKPPGSSRASTRYTRTIRDINASVENLEVVQNGKSMNPSFSEDSVAETTCLKNIKNSDDEEDEPRCTQLTNRHKTAIRFIRKLKYFVARRKFKEALKPYDVKDVMEQYAAGHVDLLGRVKMLHLRLDQILGKQGSKAKDVYASKISLASRVVKVERQVADIEEKLDVLIKAYMEDRDRFLALPLPAKPKIHSISPSHKPLHHAHNLAMIDVWKRTAALSVHPEQVTTTPLLNSSATDGSELRSLTATQTLTTTTDAIATQTPMPPHMQHTATNTKSSVLNSYQLGSEKQQHNDDFMTELENRTKKRVTLSLHRSTSEPYSKQEQRINIPDEGAESLDSSAKPTPPDSSIILIDEYEDFEEEDLNCEGEMDHFPSWEIDSDIGVEVDVDADADGDCDESTEDTALLQCATRTAIVITPISPVSSAHNLQQLNDQTTTLNKSNLLPPDSG, from the exons ATGGATCCGGACAACGATATTTATGCCTTCTACGACATAAGGGCGTACAAGGG GAAATGTAGACCGGGCAGGCCGACTTCGGAACGAATCCTGCAACCGCGAATGTCGCTCCTAGGAAAGCCGCTGAACTACAACCGCGGCACCCGCCGCGATGTTCGCTACCGGCGCCTCCAGAGTCGCCTCTACAACTTCCTGGAGCGGCCCCGCGGCCTGCACGCCATCTTCTACCATGTGATGGT ATTTCTGATGGTGTTCACCTGCCTGGCGCTCAGTGTGTTTTCCACCATCAAGGAGTACGAGGAGGACGCCGTCTACATCCTGTTCCGCATGGAGATCCTGGTGGTCATCTGGTTCACGATGGAGTTCGCAGCTCGACTTTGGTCTTCGGGCTGCCGATCGCGATACCAGGGTTGCCTGGGTCGGATGAAGTTTGTGAAGCGACCATTCTGTATTATAG ATATTGTCACCATTTTAGCCTCAATTGTAGTATTAGGGATGGGCACCTCGGGCCAGGTGTTCGCCACGAGTGCTTTACGTGGCCTTCGGTTCTTTCAGATTCTTCGGATGGTGCGCATGGATCGACGGGGCGGCACCTGGAAGTTGCTCGGATCGGTTGTATACGCACATAGACAG GAGCTGATAACAACCATGTACATAGGGTTCTTAGGTCTAATCTTTGCATCATTCCTGGTCTACATGTGGGAGAAGGATGTTAATGACAAGTTTAGCAATTTCGCCCAGGCCCTCTGGTGGGGAGTG ATAACACTCTGCACAGTGGGCTATGGAGATATGGTTCCGATCACCTGGCAAGGCAAGCTTATTGCCTCCTGCTGTGCTCTGCTGGGGATCTCCTTCTTCGCTCTTCCCGCG GGCATCCTTGGAAGTGGATTTGCTCTGaaagtgcagcagcagcagcgacagaAGCACATGATCCGGCGTCGCCAACCGGCGGCTACTCTAATCCAGGCTGTGTGGCGATGCTATGCGGCCGACGAGCATTCCGTATCGGTGGCCACGTGGAATATCCACCGGGTGGCCCTGCCAAGTCCGCCGGCTTC TTCTGAAAACTGGGAgcgattattaaaaaacataacTGAATATAG ACGGGCGTCGTCCAGCTTTAAGCACAACACGTCCTTCGTGGCTCGGCTGCCCACCATCCGGCGGCACAAGAGCCAGACGATCCAGACTCCGGGCGGAGGCGACGGCGGCGGAGTGGCCAAGCCGCCGGGCTCGTCGAGGGCCTCCACGAGGTACACCCGCACCATCCGGGACATCAATGCGTCCGTGGAGAATCTGG AGGTAGTACAAAACGGCAAATCCATGAATCCAAGTTTCAGCGAAGATTCAGTTGCTGAAACCacttgcttaaaaaatattaaaaattcagaCG ATGAGGAGGACGAGCCGCGCTGCACGCAGCTAACCAACCGGCACAAGACCGCCATCAGGTTTATACGCAAG CTCAAGTACTTTGTGGCGCGAAGGAAATTCAAGGAGGCCTTGAAACCCTACGACGTTAAGGATGTCATGGAGCAGTATGCGGCCG GACATGTGGACTTGTTGGGTCGCGTTAAAATGCTACATTTGCG CTTGGATCAAATCCTGGGCAAACAAGGCTCCAAGGCCAAGGATGTGTATGCATCCAAAATAAGCTTAGCCTCCCGCGTGGTCAAAGTCGAGCGGCAG GTGGCTGATATCGAAGAGAAGCTGGACGTGCTGATCAAGGCGTACATGGAGGATCGTGATAGATTCCTGGCTCTTCCGCTGCcagccaagcccaaaatacatTCCATTAGTCCTAGCCACAAACCCCTGCACCATGCCCACAACCTGGCGATGATCGATGTGTGGAAACGGACCGCGGCACTCAGTGTGCATCCGGAGCAGGTGACCACCACACCCTTGCTTAACTCCTCGGCCACAGATGGCTCCGAGCTGCGATCCCTGACAGCCACGCAAACGCTGACGACCACAACCGATGCGATCGCCACACAAACACCCATGCCGCCGCACATGCAGCATACAGCGACCAATACAAAg TCTTCCGTGCTCAACTCATATCAGCTGGGTTCTGAGAAGCAGCAGCACAATGATGATTTTATGACTGAATTAGAGAATAGAACCAAAAAACGTGTTACGTTAAG CCTACATAGATCCACATCGGAGCCGTATAGCAAGCAGGAGCAGCGGATCAACATACCCGACGAGGGCGCCGAATCCCTGGACAGCAGTGCTAAGCCAACGCCGCCAGATAGTtcaa TTATACTAATCGATGAGTACGAGGACTTCGAGGAGGAGGATCTCAACTGTGAGGGCGAAATGGATCATTTCCCCTCCTGGGAGATCGACAGTGATATTGGGGTGGAAGTGGACGTGGACGCGGATGCCGATGGCGACTGTGATGAGTCCACCGAGGACACAGCCCTGCTGCAGTGTGCCACGCGCACCGCCATTGTTATAACACCAATTAGCCCA GTAAGCTCCGCACACAATCTTCAGCAATTAAATGACCAAACTACAACGcttaataaatcaaatttgcTTCCGCCAGACTCTGGCTAG
- the LOC108022568 gene encoding potassium voltage-gated channel subfamily KQT member 5 isoform X1 — translation MDPDNDIYAFYDIRAYKGKCRPGRPTSERILQPRMSLLGKPLNYNRGTRRDVRYRRLQSRLYNFLERPRGLHAIFYHVMVFLMVFTCLALSVFSTIKEYEEDAVYILFRMEILVVIWFTMEFAARLWSSGCRSRYQGCLGRMKFVKRPFCIIDIVTILASIVVLGMGTSGQVFATSALRGLRFFQILRMVRMDRRGGTWKLLGSVVYAHRQELITTMYIGFLGLIFASFLVYMWEKDVNDKFSNFAQALWWGVITLCTVGYGDMVPITWQGKLIASCCALLGISFFALPAGILGSGFALKVQQQQRQKHMIRRRQPAATLIQAVWRCYAADEHSVSVATWNIHRVALPSPPASSENWERLLKNITEYRRASSSFKHNTSFVARLPTIRRHKSQTIQTPGGGDGGGVAKPPGSSRASTRYTRTIRDINASVENLASQPASLANCQLSSSAGSLAQFPDGDQDQDRHGDGDRAEEQAKAASGSRRNLTIPVVLYGFLHGSFLGSTLSLRNPRVAPADDRDLEAGREEEEVHKDTCQRSNTLPLPVKPGSGSPSSSPNPSPGSGRTGRFFAAASHFLETGFSNPNPTGEVANEEDEPRCTQLTNRHKTAIRFIRKLKYFVARRKFKEALKPYDVKDVMEQYAAGHVDLLGRVKMLHLRLDQILGKQGSKAKDVYASKISLASRVVKVERQVADIEEKLDVLIKAYMEDRDRFLALPLPAKPKIHSISPSHKPLHHAHNLAMIDVWKRTAALSVHPEQVTTTPLLNSSATDGSELRSLTATQTLTTTTDAIATQTPMPPHMQHTATNTKSSVLNSYQLGSEKQQHNDDFMTELENRTKKRVTLSLHRSTSEPYSKQEQRINIPDEGAESLDSSAKPTPPDSSIILIDEYEDFEEEDLNCEGEMDHFPSWEIDSDIGVEVDVDADADGDCDESTEDTALLQCATRTAIVITPISPVSSAHNLQQLNDQTTTLNKSNLLPPDSG, via the exons ATGGATCCGGACAACGATATTTATGCCTTCTACGACATAAGGGCGTACAAGGG GAAATGTAGACCGGGCAGGCCGACTTCGGAACGAATCCTGCAACCGCGAATGTCGCTCCTAGGAAAGCCGCTGAACTACAACCGCGGCACCCGCCGCGATGTTCGCTACCGGCGCCTCCAGAGTCGCCTCTACAACTTCCTGGAGCGGCCCCGCGGCCTGCACGCCATCTTCTACCATGTGATGGT ATTTCTGATGGTGTTCACCTGCCTGGCGCTCAGTGTGTTTTCCACCATCAAGGAGTACGAGGAGGACGCCGTCTACATCCTGTTCCGCATGGAGATCCTGGTGGTCATCTGGTTCACGATGGAGTTCGCAGCTCGACTTTGGTCTTCGGGCTGCCGATCGCGATACCAGGGTTGCCTGGGTCGGATGAAGTTTGTGAAGCGACCATTCTGTATTATAG ATATTGTCACCATTTTAGCCTCAATTGTAGTATTAGGGATGGGCACCTCGGGCCAGGTGTTCGCCACGAGTGCTTTACGTGGCCTTCGGTTCTTTCAGATTCTTCGGATGGTGCGCATGGATCGACGGGGCGGCACCTGGAAGTTGCTCGGATCGGTTGTATACGCACATAGACAG GAGCTGATAACAACCATGTACATAGGGTTCTTAGGTCTAATCTTTGCATCATTCCTGGTCTACATGTGGGAGAAGGATGTTAATGACAAGTTTAGCAATTTCGCCCAGGCCCTCTGGTGGGGAGTG ATAACACTCTGCACAGTGGGCTATGGAGATATGGTTCCGATCACCTGGCAAGGCAAGCTTATTGCCTCCTGCTGTGCTCTGCTGGGGATCTCCTTCTTCGCTCTTCCCGCG GGCATCCTTGGAAGTGGATTTGCTCTGaaagtgcagcagcagcagcgacagaAGCACATGATCCGGCGTCGCCAACCGGCGGCTACTCTAATCCAGGCTGTGTGGCGATGCTATGCGGCCGACGAGCATTCCGTATCGGTGGCCACGTGGAATATCCACCGGGTGGCCCTGCCAAGTCCGCCGGCTTC TTCTGAAAACTGGGAgcgattattaaaaaacataacTGAATATAG ACGGGCGTCGTCCAGCTTTAAGCACAACACGTCCTTCGTGGCTCGGCTGCCCACCATCCGGCGGCACAAGAGCCAGACGATCCAGACTCCGGGCGGAGGCGACGGCGGCGGAGTGGCCAAGCCGCCGGGCTCGTCGAGGGCCTCCACGAGGTACACCCGCACCATCCGGGACATCAATGCGTCCGTGGAGAATCTGG CCAGCCAGCCCGCGTCGCTGGCCAACTGCCAGCTGAGCTCGAGTGCCGGCTCCCTGGCCCAGTTTCCTGATGGGGATCAGGATCAGGATCGGCATGGCGATGGGGATCGGGCTGAGGAGCAGGCGAAGGCAGCAAGTGGTTCCAGGAGAAACCTCACCATTCCGGTGGTGCTCTACGGTTTTCTGCACGGCAGCTTCTTGGGCTCGACGCTTTCGCTGCGCAATCCACGGGTGGCTCCGGCCGACGACCGGGATCTGGAGGCCGGCCGGGAGGAGGAAGAGGTCCACAAAGATACTTGCCAGCGGAGCAACACCCTGCCGCTGCCCGTCAAGCCGGGCAGTGGGAGTCCCAGTTCCAGTCCGAATCCCAGTCCGGGCAGCGGACGTACGGGACGCTTTTTTGCGGCTGCATCGCACTTTTTGGAGACCGGATTCAGCAACCCGAATCCGACGGGCGAAGTGGCAA ATGAGGAGGACGAGCCGCGCTGCACGCAGCTAACCAACCGGCACAAGACCGCCATCAGGTTTATACGCAAG CTCAAGTACTTTGTGGCGCGAAGGAAATTCAAGGAGGCCTTGAAACCCTACGACGTTAAGGATGTCATGGAGCAGTATGCGGCCG GACATGTGGACTTGTTGGGTCGCGTTAAAATGCTACATTTGCG CTTGGATCAAATCCTGGGCAAACAAGGCTCCAAGGCCAAGGATGTGTATGCATCCAAAATAAGCTTAGCCTCCCGCGTGGTCAAAGTCGAGCGGCAG GTGGCTGATATCGAAGAGAAGCTGGACGTGCTGATCAAGGCGTACATGGAGGATCGTGATAGATTCCTGGCTCTTCCGCTGCcagccaagcccaaaatacatTCCATTAGTCCTAGCCACAAACCCCTGCACCATGCCCACAACCTGGCGATGATCGATGTGTGGAAACGGACCGCGGCACTCAGTGTGCATCCGGAGCAGGTGACCACCACACCCTTGCTTAACTCCTCGGCCACAGATGGCTCCGAGCTGCGATCCCTGACAGCCACGCAAACGCTGACGACCACAACCGATGCGATCGCCACACAAACACCCATGCCGCCGCACATGCAGCATACAGCGACCAATACAAAg TCTTCCGTGCTCAACTCATATCAGCTGGGTTCTGAGAAGCAGCAGCACAATGATGATTTTATGACTGAATTAGAGAATAGAACCAAAAAACGTGTTACGTTAAG CCTACATAGATCCACATCGGAGCCGTATAGCAAGCAGGAGCAGCGGATCAACATACCCGACGAGGGCGCCGAATCCCTGGACAGCAGTGCTAAGCCAACGCCGCCAGATAGTtcaa TTATACTAATCGATGAGTACGAGGACTTCGAGGAGGAGGATCTCAACTGTGAGGGCGAAATGGATCATTTCCCCTCCTGGGAGATCGACAGTGATATTGGGGTGGAAGTGGACGTGGACGCGGATGCCGATGGCGACTGTGATGAGTCCACCGAGGACACAGCCCTGCTGCAGTGTGCCACGCGCACCGCCATTGTTATAACACCAATTAGCCCA GTAAGCTCCGCACACAATCTTCAGCAATTAAATGACCAAACTACAACGcttaataaatcaaatttgcTTCCGCCAGACTCTGGCTAG
- the LOC108022568 gene encoding potassium voltage-gated channel subfamily KQT member 4 isoform X4: MSLLGKPLNYNRGTRRDVRYRRLQSRLYNFLERPRGLHAIFYHVMVFLMVFTCLALSVFSTIKEYEEDAVYILFRMEILVVIWFTMEFAARLWSSGCRSRYQGCLGRMKFVKRPFCIIDIVTILASIVVLGMGTSGQVFATSALRGLRFFQILRMVRMDRRGGTWKLLGSVVYAHRQELITTMYIGFLGLIFASFLVYMWEKDVNDKFSNFAQALWWGVITLCTVGYGDMVPITWQGKLIASCCALLGISFFALPAGILGSGFALKVQQQQRQKHMIRRRQPAATLIQAVWRCYAADEHSVSVATWNIHRVALPSPPASSENWERLLKNITEYRRASSSFKHNTSFVARLPTIRRHKSQTIQTPGGGDGGGVAKPPGSSRASTRYTRTIRDINASVENLASQPASLANCQLSSSAGSLAQFPDGDQDQDRHGDGDRAEEQAKAASGSRRNLTIPVVLYGFLHGSFLGSTLSLRNPRVAPADDRDLEAGREEEEVHKDTCQRSNTLPLPVKPGSGSPSSSPNPSPGSGRTGRFFAAASHFLETGFSNPNPTGEVANEEDEPRCTQLTNRHKTAIRFIRKLKYFVARRKFKEALKPYDVKDVMEQYAAGHVDLLGRVKMLHLRLDQILGKQGSKAKDVYASKISLASRVVKVERQVADIEEKLDVLIKAYMEDRDRFLALPLPAKPKIHSISPSHKPLHHAHNLAMIDVWKRTAALSVHPEQVTTTPLLNSSATDGSELRSLTATQTLTTTTDAIATQTPMPPHMQHTATNTKSSVLNSYQLGSEKQQHNDDFMTELENRTKKRVTLSLHRSTSEPYSKQEQRINIPDEGAESLDSSAKPTPPDSSIILIDEYEDFEEEDLNCEGEMDHFPSWEIDSDIGVEVDVDADADGDCDESTEDTALLQCATRTAIVITPISPVSSAHNLQQLNDQTTTLNKSNLLPPDSG; this comes from the exons ATGTCGCTCCTAGGAAAGCCGCTGAACTACAACCGCGGCACCCGCCGCGATGTTCGCTACCGGCGCCTCCAGAGTCGCCTCTACAACTTCCTGGAGCGGCCCCGCGGCCTGCACGCCATCTTCTACCATGTGATGGT ATTTCTGATGGTGTTCACCTGCCTGGCGCTCAGTGTGTTTTCCACCATCAAGGAGTACGAGGAGGACGCCGTCTACATCCTGTTCCGCATGGAGATCCTGGTGGTCATCTGGTTCACGATGGAGTTCGCAGCTCGACTTTGGTCTTCGGGCTGCCGATCGCGATACCAGGGTTGCCTGGGTCGGATGAAGTTTGTGAAGCGACCATTCTGTATTATAG ATATTGTCACCATTTTAGCCTCAATTGTAGTATTAGGGATGGGCACCTCGGGCCAGGTGTTCGCCACGAGTGCTTTACGTGGCCTTCGGTTCTTTCAGATTCTTCGGATGGTGCGCATGGATCGACGGGGCGGCACCTGGAAGTTGCTCGGATCGGTTGTATACGCACATAGACAG GAGCTGATAACAACCATGTACATAGGGTTCTTAGGTCTAATCTTTGCATCATTCCTGGTCTACATGTGGGAGAAGGATGTTAATGACAAGTTTAGCAATTTCGCCCAGGCCCTCTGGTGGGGAGTG ATAACACTCTGCACAGTGGGCTATGGAGATATGGTTCCGATCACCTGGCAAGGCAAGCTTATTGCCTCCTGCTGTGCTCTGCTGGGGATCTCCTTCTTCGCTCTTCCCGCG GGCATCCTTGGAAGTGGATTTGCTCTGaaagtgcagcagcagcagcgacagaAGCACATGATCCGGCGTCGCCAACCGGCGGCTACTCTAATCCAGGCTGTGTGGCGATGCTATGCGGCCGACGAGCATTCCGTATCGGTGGCCACGTGGAATATCCACCGGGTGGCCCTGCCAAGTCCGCCGGCTTC TTCTGAAAACTGGGAgcgattattaaaaaacataacTGAATATAG ACGGGCGTCGTCCAGCTTTAAGCACAACACGTCCTTCGTGGCTCGGCTGCCCACCATCCGGCGGCACAAGAGCCAGACGATCCAGACTCCGGGCGGAGGCGACGGCGGCGGAGTGGCCAAGCCGCCGGGCTCGTCGAGGGCCTCCACGAGGTACACCCGCACCATCCGGGACATCAATGCGTCCGTGGAGAATCTGG CCAGCCAGCCCGCGTCGCTGGCCAACTGCCAGCTGAGCTCGAGTGCCGGCTCCCTGGCCCAGTTTCCTGATGGGGATCAGGATCAGGATCGGCATGGCGATGGGGATCGGGCTGAGGAGCAGGCGAAGGCAGCAAGTGGTTCCAGGAGAAACCTCACCATTCCGGTGGTGCTCTACGGTTTTCTGCACGGCAGCTTCTTGGGCTCGACGCTTTCGCTGCGCAATCCACGGGTGGCTCCGGCCGACGACCGGGATCTGGAGGCCGGCCGGGAGGAGGAAGAGGTCCACAAAGATACTTGCCAGCGGAGCAACACCCTGCCGCTGCCCGTCAAGCCGGGCAGTGGGAGTCCCAGTTCCAGTCCGAATCCCAGTCCGGGCAGCGGACGTACGGGACGCTTTTTTGCGGCTGCATCGCACTTTTTGGAGACCGGATTCAGCAACCCGAATCCGACGGGCGAAGTGGCAA ATGAGGAGGACGAGCCGCGCTGCACGCAGCTAACCAACCGGCACAAGACCGCCATCAGGTTTATACGCAAG CTCAAGTACTTTGTGGCGCGAAGGAAATTCAAGGAGGCCTTGAAACCCTACGACGTTAAGGATGTCATGGAGCAGTATGCGGCCG GACATGTGGACTTGTTGGGTCGCGTTAAAATGCTACATTTGCG CTTGGATCAAATCCTGGGCAAACAAGGCTCCAAGGCCAAGGATGTGTATGCATCCAAAATAAGCTTAGCCTCCCGCGTGGTCAAAGTCGAGCGGCAG GTGGCTGATATCGAAGAGAAGCTGGACGTGCTGATCAAGGCGTACATGGAGGATCGTGATAGATTCCTGGCTCTTCCGCTGCcagccaagcccaaaatacatTCCATTAGTCCTAGCCACAAACCCCTGCACCATGCCCACAACCTGGCGATGATCGATGTGTGGAAACGGACCGCGGCACTCAGTGTGCATCCGGAGCAGGTGACCACCACACCCTTGCTTAACTCCTCGGCCACAGATGGCTCCGAGCTGCGATCCCTGACAGCCACGCAAACGCTGACGACCACAACCGATGCGATCGCCACACAAACACCCATGCCGCCGCACATGCAGCATACAGCGACCAATACAAAg TCTTCCGTGCTCAACTCATATCAGCTGGGTTCTGAGAAGCAGCAGCACAATGATGATTTTATGACTGAATTAGAGAATAGAACCAAAAAACGTGTTACGTTAAG CCTACATAGATCCACATCGGAGCCGTATAGCAAGCAGGAGCAGCGGATCAACATACCCGACGAGGGCGCCGAATCCCTGGACAGCAGTGCTAAGCCAACGCCGCCAGATAGTtcaa TTATACTAATCGATGAGTACGAGGACTTCGAGGAGGAGGATCTCAACTGTGAGGGCGAAATGGATCATTTCCCCTCCTGGGAGATCGACAGTGATATTGGGGTGGAAGTGGACGTGGACGCGGATGCCGATGGCGACTGTGATGAGTCCACCGAGGACACAGCCCTGCTGCAGTGTGCCACGCGCACCGCCATTGTTATAACACCAATTAGCCCA GTAAGCTCCGCACACAATCTTCAGCAATTAAATGACCAAACTACAACGcttaataaatcaaatttgcTTCCGCCAGACTCTGGCTAG